The following coding sequences are from one Ursus arctos isolate Adak ecotype North America unplaced genomic scaffold, UrsArc2.0 scaffold_23, whole genome shotgun sequence window:
- the LOC113246389 gene encoding olfactory receptor 1038 — translation MADVNITYVTEFILKGVTDRPVLQAPCFVVFFIIYLVTVLGNLGLIILIRIDARLHTPMYYFLSHLAFVDLCYSSAITPKMMVNFVVECNTIPFHACATQLGCFLTFMITECFLLASMAYDRYVAICSPLHYSTLMSRKLCIQLVAVPYIYSFLVALFHTIITFRLTYCGPNVINHFYCDDLPLLALSCSDTHIKEILIFAFAGFDMICSSSIVLTSYIFIIAAIRRIRSTQGRRRAISTCGSHMVAVTIFYGTLIFMYLQPKSNHSMDTDKMASVFYTVVIPMLNPLIYSLRNKEVKNASKKALDKGCETLKLLKLRK, via the coding sequence ATGGCCGATGTCAATATCACTTATGTCACTGAGTTCATTCTAAAGGGAGTTACAGACCGGCCAGTGCTTCAGGCCCCGTGCTTTGTGGTATTTTTCATCATCTATCTGGTCACAGTGCTGGGCAACCTGGGGCTGATAATTCTAATCAGGATTGATGCTCGACTCCACACACCTATGTACTATTTCCTCAGTCACTTGGCCTTTGTGGACCTTTGCTACTCCTCTGCTATCACGCCAAAGATGATGGTGAATTTTGTTGTGGAATGCAATACTATTCCTTTCCATGCTTGTGCAACACAACTGGGCTGTTTTCTCACCTTCATGATCACTGAGTGTTTCCTTTTGGCTTCCATGGCCTATGATCGTTATGTGGCCATCTGCAGTCCCCTGCACTATTCCACCCTGATGTCAAGAAAACTCTGCATTCAATTAGTGGCCGTTCCATATATATACAGCTTTCTGGTTGCCCTGTTCCATACCATTATCACCTTCCGTCTAACTTACTGTGGCCCCAACGTAATTAACCATTTCTACTGCGATGACCTCCCTCTCTTGGCTCTGTCCTGCTCAGACACACACATAAAGGAAATTCTGATCTTTGCCTTTGCTGGTTTTGATATGATCTGTTCCTCTTCCATTGTCCTCACGTCCTACATCTTTATCATTGCCGCCATCCGAAGGATCCGCTCTACCCAGGGGCGACGCAGGGCCATTTCCACCTGCGGCTCCCATATGGTGGCTGTCACTATTTTCTATGGTACCTTGATCTTTATGTACCTACAGCCCAAATCAAATCACTCCATGGACACAGACAAAATGGCATCCGTATTCTACACAGTGGTGATCCCAATGTTGAACCCCCTGATCTATAGTCTAAGGAACAAAGAGGTGAAAAATGCCTCAAAGAAAGCCTTGGATAAGGGTTGTGAAACCTTAAAGctgttaaaattaagaaaataa